From a region of the Acidobacteriota bacterium genome:
- a CDS encoding DoxX family protein, whose translation MNVLLWVLQILAALLYGASGVMKVFMFDKVSHDVPSFGALPRRVWMALGILELVCTVGLIVPAAFHWQPSLTILAATVLAFESLVFVAVHVKYREVAPMVFSGVLGFLMAFIAYGRKVLNPIF comes from the coding sequence ATGAACGTGCTGTTGTGGGTCTTGCAGATCCTCGCCGCGCTTCTGTACGGAGCGTCGGGCGTCATGAAGGTCTTCATGTTCGACAAGGTAAGCCACGACGTCCCATCCTTTGGCGCGTTGCCGCGAAGAGTCTGGATGGCCCTGGGCATCCTGGAGCTCGTCTGCACGGTCGGCCTCATCGTCCCCGCCGCGTTCCATTGGCAGCCGTCGCTGACGATCCTGGCTGCCACGGTCTTAGCTTTCGAGAGCCTCGTGTTCGTCGCGGTGCACGTCAAGTACCGCGAGGTGGCGCCCATGGTCTTCAGTGGCGTTCTGGGCTTCCTCATGGCGTTCATCGCGTACGGCCGGAAGGTTCTGAATCCGATATTCTGA